In the genome of Meles meles chromosome 16, mMelMel3.1 paternal haplotype, whole genome shotgun sequence, one region contains:
- the LOC123926631 gene encoding fer-1-like protein 4 yields the protein MALTVCVRRLTGLPGTHDRQLFRWPHYGAPLVGECLSVQVVNCSRVFSPRSLGTLVISLQQLQSTGHLVLQEALVDENLRVTPIQVELDLKYQPPEGATGAWAEEDFGASIQDSSELIIPNVGFQELEPREAQLERRAVALGHRLARGLGQQDDEDELELELEDEPDVELSGVVFSHLKSRTRGLARGDPFQACGAGDFQVGVTVLEAQKLVGVNINPYVAVRIGEQHRVTATQRGTNCPFYNEYFLFKFHETRLHLQDLLLEITTLPFMASRIGTFRMDLGIIFDQPDGHFYQKWAPLHDPRDTRAGTKGFVKVTLSVRARGDLPPPLPAPGPGHSSDIEKNLLLPRRVPAQRPWAWLRVRVYRAEGLPALRPGLLGSLARALQDQRVFMAPYVRVSFLGQQGETSVRGETAAPEWNEQLSFVELFPPLTRGLRLQLRDEAPLVDVAVATHVLDLRQISHPGRAAGFNPTFGPAWVPLYGSPPSGGLWDGLQSLNEGLGQGIWFRGRLLVAVSMEVSEGRAEPEPPQTPQRPRLSRLMRKKKARRGQTPTGIPQPLDASSSGDGPELPSAMEVEVEELLPLPENALAPLQDFLLFGVLFEATMIDPALASQPISFEISIGGAGRREEQPGPGARAREGVEGVAGEAEPLLETEVGVRPGEEGEELGTPAQRPEPMDGNGPYFCLPLRHRKPCVRVWSRWEDHTWRLQSTNCVRKVAERLDQGLQEVETLQRRPGAGTCTRLKQALEELVAGSRQFCHSAERRTMTRPNALDRCRGKLLVHSLNLLAKQGLRLLQGLRQGNVQERVALAKKLLAKLHFLAQEPQPPLPDVLVWMFSGQRRVAWARIPAQDVLFSVVEEERGQDCGKIQSLLLTAPGAAPGEVCAKLELFLWLGLGKQAKACTSELPRDLLPEPSEGLPHHLYRDDFSYFQLRAHLYQARGVLAADDSGLSDPFARVLISTQCQTTRVLEQTLSPLWDELLVFDQLIIDGRREHLQEEPPLVLVNVFDHNKFGPPVFLGRALAAPRVKLMEDPYQRPELQFFPLRKGPRIAGELIATFELIELDYSGRLEPSVPSDVEPQDLTPLVEHLSGRLSLPPDVRPVLREFRMEVLFWGLRGLGRVHLFEVEQPQVVLEVAGRRVESEVLASYRENPNFTELVRHLTVDLPEQPYLQPPLSILVIERRAFGRTVLVGSHVVSHMLRFILRGHEEPPEEEGQEEEAGDLMLKGPQGQKSLDPFLAEVGMPRGLLKAPLKKFPLGSLLNQGPELEEEVPDPEELDWWSKYYASLQELRSQTNLEEDELDDPGESDGVHLISVAAEAQDQGQGEAKVKGPVSQKKAVPTLKIYNGTLEEEFNHFEDWLNVFPLYRGQGGQDGDGEEEGSGHPVGKFKGSFLIYPESDAVPFSEPQISRGVPQNRPIKLLVRVYVVKATNLAPADPNGKADPYVVVSAGWERQDTKERYIPKQLNPIFGEVLELSVSLPAEPELTVAVFDHDLVGSDDLIGETHIDLENRFYSHHRANCGLASQYDVDGYNAWRDAFRPSQILAGLCQRCGLPGPEYRAGAVKVGSKVFLTPPETRPPGRGGPKVASEVPEEAQALLVLRRWQEMPELGIQLVPEHVESRPLYHPRSPGLLQGSLHMWIDIFPRDVPAPPPVDIKPRQPISYELRVIIWNTEDVVLDDVNPLTGELSSDIYVKSWVKGLEHDKQETDVHFNSLTGEGNFNWRFVFRFDYLPTEREVSVRRRPGPFALEEAEFRQPAVLVLQVWDYDRISANDFLGSLELQLPDMVRGARGPELCSVRLARDGAGPRCNLFRCRRLRGWWPVVKLREPEDEEREQREAPAGKKRQRKKRKGRPEDLAFTDPGGHVHVLTGKVEAEFELLTVEEAEKRPVGKGRKEPEPLDKPNRPKTSFNWFVNPLKAFVFFIWRRYWRILVLLLLLALVTVFLLLVFYTMPGQISQVIFHPLHQP from the exons ATGGCTCTGACTGTGTGTGTGCGGCGACTGACAGGGCTGCCGGGCACCCATGACCGACAA CTGTTCCGTTGGCCACACTATGGGGCTCCGCTGGTTGGGGAGTGCCTGTCTGTGCAGGTGGTTAACTGCAGCCGTGTGTTCAGCCCCAG GTCTCTCGGGACCCTGGTGATCTCCCTGCAGCAGCTACAGAGTACTGGGCATTTGGTGCTACAGGAGGCCCTAGTGGATGAGAATCTGCGAGTGACCCCC ATCCAGGTGGAGCTTGACCTGAAATATCAGCCCCCAGAGGGGGCAACTGGAGCCTGGGCAGAGGAAGATTTTGGGGCATCCATCCAGGACAG CTCAGAACTGATCATCCCCAATGTGGGCTTCCAGGAGCTGGA GCCCCGGGAGGCCCAGCTGGAGCGGCGAGCCGTGGCATTGGGCCACAGGCTAGCTCGAGGCCTAGGTCAGCAGGATGATGAAGacgagctggagctggagctggaggatGAACCTGATGTGGAGCTTTCGGGGGTTGTGTTCAGCCACCTCAAGAG CCGCACTCGGGGTCTGGCTCGAGGAGATCCCTTCCAGGCGTGTGGAGCTGGGGACTTCCAG GTGGGGGTCACAGTGCTCGAGGCCCAGAAGCTGGTAGGAGTCAACATTAACCCCTATGTGGCTGTGCGAATCGGGGAGCAGCACCGAGTGACCGCCACCCAACGCGGGACTAATTGCCCCTTCTACAACGAG TACTTCTTGTTCAAATTTCATGAGACCCGGCTTCACCTCCAAGACTTGCTGCTGGAGATCACG ACCCTCCCCTTTATGGCCTCCCGGATAGGCACCTTCAGGATGGATTTGGGCATTATCTTCGACCAGCCAG ATGGCCACTTCTACCAGAAATGGGCTCCGCTTCACGATCCCCGCGACACCCGCGCCGGGACCAAAGGCTTCGTCAAGGTCACTTTGTCCGTGAGGGCGCGCGGGGACCTGCCCCCTCCGTTGCCAGCCCCGGGCCCGGGGCACAGTTCGGACATCGAGaa GAACCTGCTCCTGCCGCGCCGGGTGCCGGCCCAGAGGCCGTGGGCGTGGCTGCGCGTGCGCGTGTACCGCGCCGAGGGGCTGCCCGCGCTGCGCCCCGGGCTGCTGGGAAGTCTGGCCCGCGCCCTGCAGGACCAGCGCGTCTTCATGGCCCCCTACGTGCGCGTGTCTTTCCTGGGGCAGCAG GGCGAGACGTCCGTGCGCGGCGAGACGGCGGCGCCCGAGTGGAACGAGCAGTTGAGCTTCGTGGAGCTCTTCCCGCCGCTGACGCGCGGCCTCCGTCTGCAGCTGAGGGACGAAGCACCCCTGGTCGATGTGGCTGTTGCCACGCACGTGCTGGACCTGAGGCAGATCTCACACCCGGGCCGCGCGG CGGGGTTTAACCCCACCTTCGGCCCGGCATGGGTTCCTCTCTATGGATCTCCCCCCAGCGGGGGGCTCTGGGATGGTCTTCAAAGTCTCAATGAAGGCCTTGGCCAAGGCATTTGGTTCCGTGGCCGCCTGCTGGTGGCTGTGTCCATGGAAGTGTCCGAAGGGAGAGCTGAACCTGAGCCTCCCCAGACCCCACAGCGACCCAGATTGTCCCGGctcatgagaaagaagaaagccagGCGGGGTCAGACCCCAACGGGAATCCCACAGCCCCTGGATGCCAGCTCCAGTGGTGATGGTCCTGAGCTTCCCAGTGCcatggaggtggaggtggaggagttGCTGCCTCTGCCAGAG aATGCCCTGGCGCCCTTGCAAGATTTCCTGCTCTTCGGTGTGCTTTTTGAGGCCACCATGATTGACCCTGCCTTGGCCTCCCAGCCCATCAGCTTCGAGATCTCCATTG GTGGCGCAGGCCGCAGGGAGGAGCAACCAGGCCCAGGTGCCAGGGCCCGGGAGGGAGTGGAGGGCGTGGCAGGGGAAGCAGAGCCTCTGCTGGAGACCGAAGTAGGAGTCCggccaggggaggagggagaggagctaGGGACCCCTGCCCAGCGACCTGAGCCCATGGATGGCAACGG GCCCTATTTCTGCTTGCCCCTGCGTCACCGCAAGCCGTGCGTCCGCGTGTGGAGCCGCTGGGAGGATCACACGTGGCGCCTGCAGAGCACTAACTGCGTGCGGAAAGTGGCCGAGAGGCTG GACCAGGGGTTGCAGGAGGTTGAGACTCTGCAGCGCAGGCCTGGAGCTGGCACCTGCACGCGGCTGAAGCAGGCGCTGGAAGAGCTGGTGGCGGGGAGCAG ACAGTTCTGCCACAGTGCTGAGCGCAGGACAATGACCCGGCCCAACGCCCTGGATCGCTGCCGAGGGAAACTGCTGGTGCATAGCCTG AACCTGTTGGCAAAGCAAGGACTGCGGCTTCTACAGGGTCTGAGACAGGGCAATGTGCAAGAGAGGGTAGCACTGGCCAAGAAGCTTTTGGCGAAACTCCACTTCCTGGCCCAGGAG CCCCAGCCACCCCTCCCAGATGTGCTAGTCTGGATGTTCAGTGGGCAGCGCCGTGTGGCCTGGGCCCGGATCCCTGCCCAGGATGTGCTCTTCTCCGTGGTCGAGGAGGAACGGGGCCAGGACTGTGGGAagatccagagcctgctgctcaCA GCACCTGGGGCAGCTCCTGGTGAGGTCTGTGCCAAGCTGGAGCTCTTCCTGTGGCTGGGGCTTGGTAAGCAAGCCAAGGCCTGCACCTCAGAGCTCCCCCGGGACCTGCTGCCTGAGCCCTCTGAGGGACTGCCCCACCACCTGTACCGGGATG ACTTCAGCTACTTCCAGCTCCGAGCTCACTTGTACCAGGCCCGAGGGGTGTTGGCAGCTGATGACAGTGGGCTTTCGGACCCCTTTGCTCGAGTCCTCATCTCTACCCAGTGCCAGACCACAAGA GTCCTGGAGCAGACGCTGAGCCCCCTGTGGGATGAGCTCTTGGTGTTTGATCAGCTGATCATAGATGGGAGGAGGGAGCATCTGCAGGAGGAGCCGCCATTAGTGCTCGTCAATGTCTTTGACCACAATAAGTTT GGCCCCCCTGTGTTCCTGGGCAGAGCACTGGCCGCCCCAAGGGTAAAGCTGATGGAGGACCCTTACCAACGCCCTGAGCTGCAGTTCTTCCCCCTAAGGAAGGGGCCCCGGATAGCTGGAGAGCTCATCGCCACCTTTGAACTCATTGAACTAGACTACAGTGGCCGCCTTGAG CCCTCTGTGCCCAGTGACGTAGAGCCCCAGGACCTGACACCCCTGGTCGAGCACCTCTCCGGACGCCTGTCCCTGCCACCTGACGTGCGTCCAGTGCTCAGGGAGTTCCGTATGGAG GTGCTGTTCTGGGGTCTGAGGGGCCTTGGCCGTGTGCATCTGTTCGAAGTGGAGCAGCCCCAGGTGGTGCTGGAGGTGGCTGGGCGACGCGTGGAGTCAGAGGTCCTGGCCAGTTACCGTGAGAACCCCAATTTCACTGAGCTCGTCAGGCATCTGACAGTG gaccTGCCTGAGCAGCCCTACCTGCAGCCCCCACTCAGCATCCTGGTGATCGAGCGCCGGGCCTTTGGCCGCACCGTGCTCGTGGGTTCGCATGTCGTTTCCCACATGCTGCGATTCATACTCCGAGGTCATGAGGAGCCCCCGGAGGAGGAAGGacaagaggaagaggcaggggacCTAATGCTCAAGGGACCACAAG GACAGAAGTCCCTGGATCCCTTCTTGGCAGAAGTGGGGATGCCCAGAGGGCTACTGAAG GCTCCTCTGAAGAAGTTCCCCCTGGGGAGCCTCCTGAACCAAGGCCCTGAGCTGGAGGAGGAAGTCCCAGATCCCGAGGAGCTCGACTGGTGGTCCAAGTACTACGCATCCCTGCAGGAGCTCCGGAgccag ACCAACCTTGAGGAGGATGAGCTGGATGATCCCGGGGAGTCAG ATGGGGTCCACCTCATATCTGTGGCTGCGGAGGCCCAAGACCAGGGTCAGGGTGAGGCTAAAGTCAAAGGCCCCGTATCCCAGAAGAAAGCAGTCCCCACCCTGAAG ATCTACAATGGCACCCTGGAGGAAGAGTTTAACCACTTTGAAGACTGGCTGAATGTGTTTCCCCTGTACCGAGGACAAGGGGGCCaggatggagatggagaggaagaagggtcCGGACATCCTGTGGGCAAGTTCAAG GGCTCCTTCCTTATTTACCCTGAATCAGACGCAGTGCCATTCTCCGAGCCCCAGATCTCCCGGGGAGTCCCACAGAACCGGCCCATCAAGCTCCTGGTCAGAGTGTACGTGGTAAAG GCTACCAACCTGGCTCCTGCAGACCCCAATGGCAAGGCAGACCCTTACGTGGTGGTGAGTGCTGGATGGGAACGGCAGGACACCAAGGAACGCTACATCCCCAAGCAGCTGAATCCCATCTTTGGAGA GGTCCTGGAGCTCAGCGTTtctctccctgctgagccagaacTGACTGTGGCTGTGTTTGACCATGACCTCGTGGGTTCTGACGACCTCATTGGGGAGACCCACATTGACCTGGAAAACCGATTCTATAGCCACCACAGGGCCAACTGTGGCCTGGCCTCCCAGTATGATGT ggaCGGGTACAATGCCTGGCGTGATGCATTCCGGCCTTCGCAGATCCTGGCAGGGCTCTGCCAACGCTGTGGCCTCCCCGGCCCTGAATACCGAGCCGGGGCTGTCAAGGTGGGCAGCAAAGTCTTTCTGACACCGCCTGAGACCCGGCCCCCAG GTAGAGGGGGCCCCAAGGTGGCAAGTGAGGTCCCTGAGGAGGCACAGGCATTGCTGGTGCTGCGGCGCTGGCAAGAGATGCCAGAGCTCGGGATCCAGCTGGTGCCAGAGCACGTGGAATCTCGGCCCCTGTACCATCCCCGCAGCCCAGGGCTGCTGCAG GGATCCCTTCACATGTGGATTGATATTTTTCCCCGCGATgtgcccgccccacccccagttGACATCAAGCCTCGACAGCCAATCAG CTATGAGCTCAGAGTCATCATCTGGAACACGGAAGATGTGGTTTTGGATGATGTGAACCCGCTCACTGGAGAGCTGTCCAGTGACATCTACGTGAAAAG CTGGGTGAAGGGGCTGGAGCACGACAAGCAGGAGACAGACGTTCACTTCAACTCCCTGACTGGGGAGGGGAATTTCAACTGGCGCTTCGTATTCCGCTTCGACTACCTGCCCACGGAGCGGGAGGTGAGCGTCCGGCGCCGGCCTGGACCCTTTGCCCTGGAAGAAGCCGAGTTCCGGCAGCCGGCGGTGCTGGTCCTGCAGGTCTGGGACTATGACCGCATCTCCGCCAATGACTTCCTTG GATCCCTGGAGCTGCAGCTGCCAGACATGGTGCGGGGGGCTCGGGGCCCCGAGCTCTGCTCCGTGAGGCTGGCCCGCGATGGGGCCGGGCCGAGATGCAACCTCTTCCGCTGCCGCCGCCTGCGGGGCTGGTGGCCTGTGGTGAAGCTGCGGGAGCCAGAGGATGAGGAACGGGAGCAGCGGGAGGCTCCAGCCGGcaagaagaggcagaggaagaagaggaagggccGGCCAGAGGATTTAGCGTTCACGGACCCCGGAGGCCACGTCCACGTGCTCACG GGGAAGGTGGAGGCAGAGTTTGAGCTGCTGACCGTGGAGGAGGCGGAGAAGCGGCCAGTGGGGAAGGGGCGGAAGGAGCCCGAGCCCTTGGACAAGCCCAA CCGCCCGAAAACTTCCTTCAACTGGTTTGTGAACCCGCTTAAGGCTTTCGTCTTCTTCATCTGGCGCCGGTACTGGCGCatcctggtgctgctgctgctgctggccctGGTCACCGTCTTCCTCCTCCTGGTCTTCTACACCATGCCCGGCCAGATCAGCCAGGTCATCTTCCACCCCCTCCACCAGCCCTGA
- the SPAG4 gene encoding sperm-associated antigen 4 protein isoform X2 — MRRSPRPGSAKSPHKHTPNFYSDNSNSSVSVTSGDGSGQRSAGPGPGEPEGRRARGSSCGEPALSAGVPGGTTWAGSSRQKPAPRSHNGQTACGAATVRGGASEPAGSPVASEEQLDLLSTLDLRQEMPPPRVSKNFLSLLLQVLSVLLSLAGDALVIVYREVCSIRFLFTAVSLLSLFLAALWWGLLYLVPPLENEPKEMLTLSEYHERVRSQGQQLQQLQAELDKLHKEVSSVRAANSERVAKIVFQRLNEDFVRKPDYALSSVGASIDLEKTSHDYEDANTAYFWNRFSFWNYARPPTVILEPDVFPGNCWAFEGDQGQVVIRLPGRVQLSDITLQHPPPSVAHTGGANSAPRDFAVYGLQVDDETEVFLGKFTFDVEKSEIQTFHLQNDPPAAFPKVKIQILSNWGHPRFTCLYRVRAHGMRTSEGAGDSATGEPH, encoded by the exons ATGCGGCGGAGCCCCCGCCCGGGCTCCGCCAAGTCCCCTCACAAGCACACGCCCAACTTCTACAGCGACAACAGCAACAGCTCAGTGAGCGTCACCTCGGGGGACGGCAGCGGGCAACGGTCAGCTGGGCCGGGCCCCGGGGAGCCTGAGGGCAGAAGAGCCCGGGGCTCGAGCTGTGGTGAGCCCGCCTTGAGCGCAGGAGTGCCCGGAGGAACCACATGGGCTGGAAGCTCTCGGCAGAAGCCGGCGCCTCGGAGCCACAATGGGCAGACCGCCTGTGGCGCGGCAACCGTGAGGGGCGGGGCCTCGG AACCGGCTGGATCTCCCGTAGCCTCTGAGGAGCAGCTCGACCTTCTCTCGACCCTGGATCTGAGACAGGAGATGCCTCCACCGCGCGTGTCCAAGAACTTCTTGA GCCTGCTGTTGCAGGTGCTGAGCGTGTTGCTGTCCCTGGCAGGAGACGCGCTGGTCATTGTATACAG GGAGGTCTGTTCCATCCGGttcctgttcactgctgtgtcACTGCTGAGCCTCTTTCTGGCAG CACTCTGGTGGGGGCTGCTGTACCTGGTTCCTCCTTTGGAAAAT GAACCTAAGGAGATGCTGACTCTAAG CGAGTACCACGAACGTGTGCGCTCCCAGGGGCAGCAACTGCAGCAGCTCCAGGCCGAGCTGGATAAACTACACAAGGAGGTGTCCAGCGTTCGTGCAGCCAACAGCGAG AGAGTGGCCAAGATTGTATTCCAGAGGCTGAATGAAGACTTTGTGAGGAAACCCGACTATGCACTCAGCTCTGTGG GGGCCTCCATCGACCTAGAGAAGACATCACATGACTATGAAGATGCAAACACTGCCTACTTCTGGAATCGCTTTAGCTTCTGGAATTATGCGCGGCCACCAACGGTTATCCTGGAG CCAGATGTGTTCCCTGGGAATTGCTGGGCTTTTGAGGGCGACCAGGGCCAGGTGGTGATCCGGCTACCGGGTCGTGTGCAACTGAGTGACATCACCCTGCAGCATCCACCACCCAGTGTGGCACACACCGGGGGAGCCAACAGTGCCCCCCGCGACTTCGCAGTCTAC GGCCTCCAGGTTGATGATGAGACTGAAGTTTTCTTGGGGAAATTCACCTtcgatgtggagaaatcagagatTCAGACTTTCCACCTAcag AATGACCCCCCAGCTGCCTTTCCCAAGGTGAAGATCCAGATTCTAAGCAACTGGGGCCATCCCCGTTTCACATGCTTGTATCGGGTCCGGGCCCATGGCATGCGAACTTCAGAGGGGGCAGGGGACAGTGCCACAGGGGAACCCCATTAA
- the SPAG4 gene encoding sperm-associated antigen 4 protein isoform X3 produces MRRSPRPGSAKSPHKHTPNFYSDNSNSSVSVTSGDGSGQRSAGPGPGEPEGRRARGSSCGEPALSAGVPGGTTWAGSSRQKPAPRSHNGQTACGAATVRGGASASEEQLDLLSTLDLRQEMPPPRVSKNFLSLLLQVLSVLLSLAGDALVIVYREVCSIRFLFTAVSLLSLFLAALWWGLLYLVPPLENEPKEMLTLSEYHERVRSQGQQLQQLQAELDKLHKEVSSVRAANSERVAKIVFQRLNEDFVRKPDYALSSVGASIDLEKTSHDYEDANTAYFWNRFSFWNYARPPTVILEPDVFPGNCWAFEGDQGQVVIRLPGRVQLSDITLQHPPPSVAHTGGANSAPRDFAVYGLQVDDETEVFLGKFTFDVEKSEIQTFHLQNDPPAAFPKVKIQILSNWGHPRFTCLYRVRAHGMRTSEGAGDSATGEPH; encoded by the exons ATGCGGCGGAGCCCCCGCCCGGGCTCCGCCAAGTCCCCTCACAAGCACACGCCCAACTTCTACAGCGACAACAGCAACAGCTCAGTGAGCGTCACCTCGGGGGACGGCAGCGGGCAACGGTCAGCTGGGCCGGGCCCCGGGGAGCCTGAGGGCAGAAGAGCCCGGGGCTCGAGCTGTGGTGAGCCCGCCTTGAGCGCAGGAGTGCCCGGAGGAACCACATGGGCTGGAAGCTCTCGGCAGAAGCCGGCGCCTCGGAGCCACAATGGGCAGACCGCCTGTGGCGCGGCAACCGTGAGGGGCGGGGCCTCGG CCTCTGAGGAGCAGCTCGACCTTCTCTCGACCCTGGATCTGAGACAGGAGATGCCTCCACCGCGCGTGTCCAAGAACTTCTTGA GCCTGCTGTTGCAGGTGCTGAGCGTGTTGCTGTCCCTGGCAGGAGACGCGCTGGTCATTGTATACAG GGAGGTCTGTTCCATCCGGttcctgttcactgctgtgtcACTGCTGAGCCTCTTTCTGGCAG CACTCTGGTGGGGGCTGCTGTACCTGGTTCCTCCTTTGGAAAAT GAACCTAAGGAGATGCTGACTCTAAG CGAGTACCACGAACGTGTGCGCTCCCAGGGGCAGCAACTGCAGCAGCTCCAGGCCGAGCTGGATAAACTACACAAGGAGGTGTCCAGCGTTCGTGCAGCCAACAGCGAG AGAGTGGCCAAGATTGTATTCCAGAGGCTGAATGAAGACTTTGTGAGGAAACCCGACTATGCACTCAGCTCTGTGG GGGCCTCCATCGACCTAGAGAAGACATCACATGACTATGAAGATGCAAACACTGCCTACTTCTGGAATCGCTTTAGCTTCTGGAATTATGCGCGGCCACCAACGGTTATCCTGGAG CCAGATGTGTTCCCTGGGAATTGCTGGGCTTTTGAGGGCGACCAGGGCCAGGTGGTGATCCGGCTACCGGGTCGTGTGCAACTGAGTGACATCACCCTGCAGCATCCACCACCCAGTGTGGCACACACCGGGGGAGCCAACAGTGCCCCCCGCGACTTCGCAGTCTAC GGCCTCCAGGTTGATGATGAGACTGAAGTTTTCTTGGGGAAATTCACCTtcgatgtggagaaatcagagatTCAGACTTTCCACCTAcag AATGACCCCCCAGCTGCCTTTCCCAAGGTGAAGATCCAGATTCTAAGCAACTGGGGCCATCCCCGTTTCACATGCTTGTATCGGGTCCGGGCCCATGGCATGCGAACTTCAGAGGGGGCAGGGGACAGTGCCACAGGGGAACCCCATTAA
- the SPAG4 gene encoding sperm-associated antigen 4 protein isoform X1: MRRSPRPGSAKSPHKHTPNFYSDNSNSSVSVTSGDGSGQRSAGPGPGEPEGRRARGSSCGEPALSAGVPGGTTWAGSSRQKPAPRSHNGQTACGAATVRGGASEPAGSPVASEEQLDLLSTLDLRQEMPPPRVSKNFLSLLLQVLSVLLSLAGDALVIVYREVCSIRFLFTAVSLLSLFLAALWWGLLYLVPPLENDLRGSAQGDREPTLLCQPPAYSEYHERVRSQGQQLQQLQAELDKLHKEVSSVRAANSERVAKIVFQRLNEDFVRKPDYALSSVGASIDLEKTSHDYEDANTAYFWNRFSFWNYARPPTVILEPDVFPGNCWAFEGDQGQVVIRLPGRVQLSDITLQHPPPSVAHTGGANSAPRDFAVYGLQVDDETEVFLGKFTFDVEKSEIQTFHLQNDPPAAFPKVKIQILSNWGHPRFTCLYRVRAHGMRTSEGAGDSATGEPH; the protein is encoded by the exons ATGCGGCGGAGCCCCCGCCCGGGCTCCGCCAAGTCCCCTCACAAGCACACGCCCAACTTCTACAGCGACAACAGCAACAGCTCAGTGAGCGTCACCTCGGGGGACGGCAGCGGGCAACGGTCAGCTGGGCCGGGCCCCGGGGAGCCTGAGGGCAGAAGAGCCCGGGGCTCGAGCTGTGGTGAGCCCGCCTTGAGCGCAGGAGTGCCCGGAGGAACCACATGGGCTGGAAGCTCTCGGCAGAAGCCGGCGCCTCGGAGCCACAATGGGCAGACCGCCTGTGGCGCGGCAACCGTGAGGGGCGGGGCCTCGG AACCGGCTGGATCTCCCGTAGCCTCTGAGGAGCAGCTCGACCTTCTCTCGACCCTGGATCTGAGACAGGAGATGCCTCCACCGCGCGTGTCCAAGAACTTCTTGA GCCTGCTGTTGCAGGTGCTGAGCGTGTTGCTGTCCCTGGCAGGAGACGCGCTGGTCATTGTATACAG GGAGGTCTGTTCCATCCGGttcctgttcactgctgtgtcACTGCTGAGCCTCTTTCTGGCAG CACTCTGGTGGGGGCTGCTGTACCTGGTTCCTCCTTTGGAAAAT GACCTTAGGGGAAGTGCCCAGGGGGACAGGGAGCCAACCTTGCTGTGCCAACCTCCGGCCTACAGCGAGTACCACGAACGTGTGCGCTCCCAGGGGCAGCAACTGCAGCAGCTCCAGGCCGAGCTGGATAAACTACACAAGGAGGTGTCCAGCGTTCGTGCAGCCAACAGCGAG AGAGTGGCCAAGATTGTATTCCAGAGGCTGAATGAAGACTTTGTGAGGAAACCCGACTATGCACTCAGCTCTGTGG GGGCCTCCATCGACCTAGAGAAGACATCACATGACTATGAAGATGCAAACACTGCCTACTTCTGGAATCGCTTTAGCTTCTGGAATTATGCGCGGCCACCAACGGTTATCCTGGAG CCAGATGTGTTCCCTGGGAATTGCTGGGCTTTTGAGGGCGACCAGGGCCAGGTGGTGATCCGGCTACCGGGTCGTGTGCAACTGAGTGACATCACCCTGCAGCATCCACCACCCAGTGTGGCACACACCGGGGGAGCCAACAGTGCCCCCCGCGACTTCGCAGTCTAC GGCCTCCAGGTTGATGATGAGACTGAAGTTTTCTTGGGGAAATTCACCTtcgatgtggagaaatcagagatTCAGACTTTCCACCTAcag AATGACCCCCCAGCTGCCTTTCCCAAGGTGAAGATCCAGATTCTAAGCAACTGGGGCCATCCCCGTTTCACATGCTTGTATCGGGTCCGGGCCCATGGCATGCGAACTTCAGAGGGGGCAGGGGACAGTGCCACAGGGGAACCCCATTAA